The Motacilla alba alba isolate MOTALB_02 chromosome 3, Motacilla_alba_V1.0_pri, whole genome shotgun sequence DNA window GCATGCTCTTCTACCATTTTGCTTTAGCAACTGCAGCTTGTAGAGTTGAGTGTCAGTCCTAGAAATTGAACTTATAAAAACCAGGGAATGTCATCAGCAGGTTGCTTCCAGGGAATCGCCAAAACAATTTAGCAATCTTCCATGCACTGCCCGTCCTTGTAGGATGTCTCAAAAACCCTGTATTAGTTATTTGTAAATATATTAAATCCTAGTGCCAAGACACGAAAATGATGGGCTGGGTAATACACATACCAATGTGGATAACACCTACACCAATGCATTAAATCCTCCTGAAGCCTAACCACAGTCAGAACTATACCGACATAAGCAATTTCttcctgtgctgttcccaggatTCCTCAACAGCACCTTCCTGCTCAGGCTGTCAGCAGTCCGACTGGCAGCACGGTATGTGCAAAGTCACAGTGCTACATCTCACCCCTCTGGGTACCTGAAAAACAACCAAGACAGACATGTGTGCTCAGCTGTCAGCTAGAAGTATCACAGCAACTCGAATGATGCCGGGCAGGATGATGTAATCAGGACATTGGTATTTCTTACCCCAGTAAACTCTacctgccccctgtgccaagAGCAGTCAGTATGATAGATGCTATTAGGGGAGTGATGAAAAGCATGAAACAAACTTTAAAGACATAGAAAATTTCATGTCACAAAATGACAAAGCTCTTTGGCTCTCGTGCTTGTCTTTTCCTGAGCAAGGCAGGATAACCACTTTTTTTGGGCATATTGCCTGCCCAGGATTATGCCAAAGAGAATCTCCAGGGAAGGATTGTGACAGTCATCCTGCAAATTTTCTCTGTATCTCAGCACAGCTGTTCCCATCCTGACCTACTAGCCAAATTTCTTGCTGAGTTGTTACCGAGAGCTACTGCAGGCATTCTAGAAGTGGAGGAGTCCAGCTCATGGCACACACTGCATTTTCACCCCCTCCTCTCTGTGTCTCCCCATGACTGCACACAGCTAGCTCAGGTCCCACTAATGGAGAAAATGGCATTGGTCCTGGGCAagccaaaaaacccacaccctTTTCCTTTGAACAGTGTGCAGTCAAGgtatttccagcattttcccATGTTTAGTACAATCGCCAAGAGAGAGGAAAGTGTCTGCACTATATCAGGCAGGGACACTCCTGatcccttctgctgctcttaAACAGTCACTTGGCTCCAGTTCCTTACTTTTTATGCTCAGCATAGCTCAAGGCTTCACTTTGCAGTTCTTGAAGTTTGTTCAGCTGTTTGTCATCCACAGTCTCCTCCCCTTCTGACAAGCAGCCATTATCTTTCCTTCCTTATTGAGAAAAACCCCTTACTTCCTTCTCTTGCTTACTATCTTTTACTATCCTTAGCAGTAATGACTTACAAGCAGGAAAATGATTCAAAGCTGAACTGTTTATGAAATCAGAGACAGTCTGAACTTTTGAGATGATTTGAAGGAAAATTAGATTTTATATTCAACACACCTGGGAGGAATAACGCTTATCCATTTTTTTTGCTGCATCAGAACCAGCTGCAGATTTGTCCCCACCACACAAAAAAGCAGGTGATGTATGGCACTATACCTTGTGATCAGTGTCAGCTCAGTGGATGCCCAGGACAGTGCAATAGTTGTTCTGCAAGGGGATTTTGAGGACAGCCTTACTAATCTGTAccagcagaaacagaagtgacatagctgttttttctttctttggagaCAAGGTATACTAAAGGACATGTAGGAAGATGAGTTCACTTCACTACATCACTAAAAgtgttttcaaatgttttgtgAAAGGTGTGCAAGCATCCAGGAGCCACCGTGCACACAGCAGCAATTCACACGTATTTCAAGATCTTCAGTTCTGTAAGCTTTGCTACCTTGCCTGGGATGAGTGGAAGGGAGCCTTAGACTGTTTTCTTCCCCAAAGGGATGCCAGCTGTAAAgtgtggagctgggagaagcagaAGCTGTTTGGCACACAGGTATGTGCATGTTCTGTGCAAAGGCAGGAGAACTCAGTCTTCTGATGGGAGCTGCTTGACTAAAGACCTTCCCCTGCTGAAGCAGGTGTCTCAGAAATGCCACCTAACCAGCTGCCAGCTGAATGATGCCTGGTGCCTGTCTTCCTTCCTGTCtgcccagtgctgagcagctccttgtTTCAGCCTGGGATGGCAAGGAATGGGAGAAACTGCTTTCGAACTGTTTAATAACAGTGATGGTAACCTTTGACCTTATTGAACAGCAGCGCTTTTGACCTTTCATTTGTTAAATAATGCAACCACTTACTTCCCGATCCCTATCAGTGTTTAGTAATTGGGGTCAAGACAAAGGGGAGCAGAGTTACCCACCAGACTTTAGTGAACCAGGAAGAATTTCCTTAAGCTATAGATATTATTTTTGATAATCTTCGGTCAGGGCAGGCAAAGACTAGAGACTAGGTGGCTTGGAAGATCCACAACAGGCTAAAGAGCCTCTCAGCTGTAAGCATCTGGTTTGAATCCAGCTGTGGTTGACAGTGGCAGAAATTCATTATGATCTTGGGTTGCCTCTGACTCATGTGAAATGAGTCTGGCTTGCAGTTCCGCTGTTCACTGGACAATCACAGCCCTAACATAAAATACTAACACACACTCCTAGAGAAATCAGTGATTAAATGAGTCTACAAAGCCTGAAAATTCCTATTCCATAGAGCAAATCAGGCACAGGTAGGTGGCAGCGTGGACAAAAAATCTGCGGTCACTCCTGTGTGTTCTGCCTGATTCCCGTCAAAGAGAAGGTGGTTAATCTTCAGGAATCTGAGTTGCCTTTTGTACAGGGTAAGTAAAGCTAATGGGTCAGCTTGTGTGCTGTACAGCCCATTAAACATCTCACTTGACAAAAAATCAGGTGATAACTGTTACAGGCAGCAGTCTCAGGATCAGTGTTTTCCTTAGAAGTGaacaggaaacagaagaaaaagaaagaatttatgACTTTACAATAGATTTGAATGTTAAGTGCATgcacatatttatttatataacacacacatataaaagCTTAAATTTCCTGAAGACGTCAAACAGAAATTCTATTTGTCTAAGCAGCTGCACAATCTCATTActtatttattgtattttgtgTTAAGCCAGACGGCAAGATTTTTagggcaggagctgtttccTGGATGTCTGTGATTCAGCAAAATGAGCTGCCAAAGAGCAATCCAAATGCTGCAATTTATAAATAAGCCATTTATTTATAGAGGTACATGAGCTAGataagatcacagaatcatggaatgttaAGGgattggaatggaccttaaagctcatctagtCCCAACACCCTCTGCtatgggcaggggcacctcccACTAGACCGGCTTGCTCAAGGCCTTCCCAGCCTTATCCAACTCTGCCAGGTTTGGGGCTTCCACAGCCTCCAggggcaacctgttccagtgtctcaccatgctcacagtaaagaatctcttcctaatatctaacctaaatttcctttatttcagtttgtacCTGACACTCCTTATTCTATCACTACAGTTCCAGATGAAGAGTCCCTCTCTGGCTTCCCTGTTGGTAGTCGAAGGTTGCTATGAAGTCTCCATAAAACATCTCCAAGCTGAAGAGtcccaactttctcagcctgtcttcttTGGGGAGGTGCTTCAGTCCTCTTATCAATTTCATGGCCCTCTTCAGGATCTGTAAGAGTGACAGTGAGCttcagaagggtttttttcccctgttgtccatgtaagaaataaagcaaatggAGCCCTTTGAGGCATCCCGGTGAAGGCGCAATGCAATTGTATGCCCGCCTGCGTTTTGGACTTGGCTTTGGATTTAGGCCTCATGAAACGGAGGAACACAGCGCAGGCAGACACCCAAACCGCATCCTTATTGGGATGCTGTTCGTCAGCGTCTCTGTGCCCCGGACGGAGTGGGCTGAGCCCGGCCCGTGGCTGCTGCGGCGGAAGCGCGGGGTGaccccgggcgggcgggcggccgcgGTCTCCCGGCAACGGGGACGCGGAGCGCGATGGAGGCGCTGTCGCTGCCCGCGGCGCTGTCGCTGGtggccggcggcggcgcggggctcAGCCCGGAGCGGAGGGCGGCGCTGGGCGCCTCGCTGCCGCTGCTGCAGCGCGACTACCGCTTCGAGCGGGTCTGGTTCTGGGGCTGCATCCAGGGCGTGCGCGGCGCCTACTACATCGCCGAGGGGCTGGGCCCCGACCGCGCCGCGCCCCGCAGCCGCCTGTACAGGTGCGGGGGCCGCcccgggagcggggagcggcCGGGCCGCTCTGGGGCTGTGCGAGTCGGGGGTGCTGTCCGGATCTGGGGAGGGAGTCTCAGGGAATGCCCTCAGGGGCCTGGCGAAGTCGCCTCGAGCCCTGTTCTTTACCGGGCTCGGCCCTGAGTCGCGCTTGTCGTTGGCAGCTTGAACTGCTTGGACTGGAGCCTCCTGACGCCAGCCACCGAGGAGATGCTTGCACTGGCTGAGGAGGTGAAGGGCCGCTTTCAGGGGGATCCTTCTTTTGAGTACAGCTTGGCTGAGATAAACGCAGAAGCTGCTGCAAGACTGGTTCAAAATGGTAAAGAGGTAAATACAGCAAACTGTTTTCGACCTCTGTTCGCTACATTTGTGCCCCTCACACTTCGAAGGTGGTGGCTTCTCCCCGCTTGTAATGAGCAGCATGAGCGTGTGGTCAGGCAAAAGGATACACAATTTCCTCTTGTTAAAGCACAGTGCTTATAACACCAAGGTTGCAGCTTCAATCACTGTATGGGCTGTTCACTTAAGAGTTGAATTTGATGATCCgtatgggtcccttccaactcagaatggTCTGTAACTCTGTCTGTAATTCCTCGCTGTCATTGTGTAGCAACAGCTTCTTGATTGAACTCTTACTTCAGTCTTTGCTGGAGTTCAACAGGCCTCAGAAATAGTAAATATGCTTTATTATACACAACTGGTACAGATCTTCACTGCAGTTTCTGAAGTTTTAATAGTAACTGCAGGCAGCATTCTTTATAAATGAATACGTAAGTCATAAGTAGGTGAATTGAGAGGGAGGAAAGAACAGATGAAGGGATGGATAGTTAGATCTCTGGTCAGTCTAAACTGTCTGCTCCTAACCATGTTTTCTGTCCTATGTTATGAAATGTCTTTTGAGGTCCTCTTACTGCCATTAGGACTCCAAGATGTTAAGTCCTTTGTGTCACCTcaagtttattttcagaaatgaaaacaaggaaAGCCCTGCCTTTAAGATTTCcctatttttcttcaaagcctGTGATGAAGGAGGAGGCCCGCCTCACAGCTACGATTGAAGAGATAGACAGAGCAGTTGGCATCGTCCCCCGGGGGGCATTTGTGAAGACTCCTCTTGGGTCTGTGCATGAAAACAGACACTTTGAAGGTAAATTCTGATTGTCTTTATCAGGATCAACTGTACTTTGATCATACAGGCTGTAAATTAAATTGACTTTCTCTAACTGATGTTTTGAtttcagttgggttttttttacccttGGATAAGATGAACAGGGAGGAGAGAATCCAGTGCCACTAATGTTCAGGTGTATGATTCAACTCTGGAAGGTGGGAAAAGAGTCAATATTAGTTCTGAGTCATTAAACTGAGTAATTTGTCTGTATAAATTGTAGTTTATGGCAGTGTTTAGCAATTGTAGAAGTAGTGAATTGCCCATTTAGATATAGGATATGACCAAATGGGCACAGAAAGTTGTCCTCAAGTCAGTACCCATTGGTTATCTGGGGCTGCAGTCAGTATGGTCTTCAATGCGCAGCATCAGGGAGTGCTGACACCTGTTTCTGACAAGCCTTCTGTGGAGTCTATTGGAGAAAGATTGTGATTCTGTTCTGGGCTGTTGGCATTAGAGAGACCATGTTCTACTAGATAGTATAGTGAATGTTACCCTAGTTCATTCACGTATGTAGTAATGTTCACCAATGGCTGTTCGCAGGTCTGTCTTTGGCGGAGGCAAAAAAGTTAAGTTCCTATTTCCATTTCACTGAGCCTGCTAACCTGAAGAATAAAACCCTGCTGGAAAAGGCTGACCTGGACCCATCCACCGACTTTCTAGATTCTCTGGAGCATGATATCCCACGAGGTAAAGGTAGCAAAATCAACGGATGCAATGAGAGGGAAGGCAATAGG harbors:
- the RSPH9 gene encoding radial spoke head protein 9 homolog isoform X2 is translated as MEALSLPAALSLVAGGGAGLSPERRAALGASLPLLQRDYRFERVWFWGCIQGVRGAYYIAEGLGPDRAAPRSRLYSLNCLDWSLLTPATEEMLALAEEVKGRFQGDPSFEYSLAEINAEAAARLVQNGKEPVMKEEARLTATIEEIDRAVGIVPRGAFVKTPLGSVHENRHFEGLSLAEAKKLSSYFHFTEPANLKNKTLLEKADLDPSTDFLDSLEHDIPRGSWSIQLEKGGTVVVLRSLLWLGLTFYHVPMTKQFGYVYFGTGEKNLDLPFML
- the RSPH9 gene encoding radial spoke head protein 9 homolog isoform X1, which gives rise to MEALSLPAALSLVAGGGAGLSPERRAALGASLPLLQRDYRFERVWFWGCIQGVRGAYYIAEGLGPDRAAPRSRLYSLNCLDWSLLTPATEEMLALAEEVKGRFQGDPSFEYSLAEINAEAAARLVQNGKEPVMKEEARLTATIEEIDRAVGIVPRGAFVKTPLGSVHENRHFEGLSLAEAKKLSSYFHFTEPANLKNKTLLEKADLDPSTDFLDSLEHDIPRGKGSWSIQLEKGGTVVVLRSLLWLGLTFYHVPMTKQFGYVYFGTGEKNLDLPFML